A DNA window from Massilia putida contains the following coding sequences:
- a CDS encoding glutathione S-transferase family protein: MTITITAFERSPDGGKGLARDTRVRWALEEAGLPYDVRLVSFRAMKEPAHLALHPFGQIPTYEEDGLVLFETGAIVLYIAQHHGNLLPAGDHARARAITWMFAAVNTVEPPILELVTARIFEGDKPWTKERLPLVEERVRDRMKQLSARLGDADWLDGEFSAGDLMMVSVLLRLRPSGILDEFPVLAAYVARGEARPAYQRAFQAQLAVNAPS, encoded by the coding sequence ATGACCATCACGATCACCGCATTCGAACGCTCGCCCGACGGCGGCAAAGGCCTCGCGCGCGACACGCGCGTGCGCTGGGCCCTGGAAGAAGCGGGCCTGCCGTACGACGTCCGCCTCGTGTCGTTCCGCGCGATGAAGGAGCCGGCGCACCTGGCGCTGCACCCGTTCGGCCAGATTCCGACGTATGAAGAAGATGGTCTCGTGCTGTTCGAGACCGGTGCGATCGTGTTGTATATCGCCCAGCACCACGGCAACCTGCTGCCTGCCGGCGACCACGCCCGGGCACGCGCCATCACGTGGATGTTCGCCGCGGTCAACACGGTGGAGCCGCCGATCCTGGAACTCGTCACGGCCCGCATCTTCGAAGGCGACAAGCCCTGGACCAAGGAACGCCTTCCTCTCGTCGAGGAGCGCGTGCGCGACCGCATGAAGCAGTTATCCGCGCGCCTGGGCGATGCCGACTGGCTCGACGGGGAATTCAGCGCGGGCGACCTCATGATGGTGTCGGTGCTGCTGCGGCTGCGGCCGTCCGGCATCCTCGACGAGTTCCCGGTCCTGGCCGCCTATGTCGCCCGCGGCGAAGCGCGGCCGGCGTACCAGCGCGCGTTCCAGGCGCAGCTTGCCGTCAACGCGCCATCCTGA